A stretch of Methanosphaerula palustris E1-9c DNA encodes these proteins:
- a CDS encoding molybdopterin-binding protein, with product MPRTCSNSQFLPLTEAKKIIVTSFESPDHSECIPVSDASGRVLAELVYSNRTNPPLILSGPDGIAVKSDETIGAGEDTGIELEAPRVNTGMPIPEGYDAVIPMEEITLVAEKRYRIHTQVSPFQNTIPCGDDIVKGDLVMEKGHIIIPFDIGALLTYGIPDVRIKTWRIGLIATGDEIISPDKIPLPGQIVDSNSSMIATYLKQYGITPEIYPILPDDPASIAREVSKICRECDMVLIFGGSSAGSKDYTVDALEQSGTLLFHGVAMGPGKPVTLAQVNGRPVIGMPGPSIASLTALHELVYPLLRQWDVPIPQDTCVKGTLTEEIVSFKGFDLFLMMKVYQKNGKTLITPVKRKFGQMMGVRADAVLHKKAGSDSFARGQEVEVRMLRTEKLSC from the coding sequence ATGCCGCGAACATGTAGTAATTCACAATTTTTGCCACTGACAGAAGCAAAAAAGATTATTGTTACGTCATTTGAGTCACCGGATCATTCGGAATGTATCCCGGTTTCCGATGCGTCAGGTCGTGTCCTCGCTGAGCTGGTCTACTCGAACCGGACCAATCCTCCTCTGATCCTCTCCGGACCCGATGGAATTGCCGTGAAGAGTGATGAGACGATCGGGGCGGGAGAGGATACCGGTATTGAACTGGAAGCTCCCCGGGTAAACACCGGCATGCCAATACCTGAGGGGTATGACGCAGTCATCCCTATGGAAGAGATCACGCTGGTTGCCGAGAAGAGATACCGGATTCATACTCAGGTTTCACCTTTCCAGAACACTATCCCGTGCGGAGATGATATTGTAAAAGGGGATCTGGTCATGGAGAAGGGGCACATTATCATCCCGTTCGATATCGGGGCACTGCTTACCTATGGCATACCTGATGTCCGGATTAAGACCTGGAGGATCGGTCTGATCGCAACCGGTGATGAGATTATCTCTCCTGATAAGATCCCGCTCCCCGGTCAGATCGTAGATAGTAATTCGTCCATGATTGCGACGTATCTGAAACAATACGGGATCACCCCGGAGATCTATCCGATTCTTCCGGATGATCCTGCCTCTATTGCCCGGGAGGTATCGAAGATCTGCAGAGAGTGTGACATGGTTCTGATCTTTGGTGGTTCTTCTGCCGGATCGAAGGATTATACTGTTGATGCATTGGAACAAAGCGGGACCCTCCTCTTCCATGGGGTTGCGATGGGGCCTGGAAAACCGGTGACCCTGGCTCAGGTCAATGGAAGACCTGTGATTGGAATGCCTGGTCCCTCAATCGCATCACTGACCGCTCTTCATGAATTGGTATACCCCCTGCTCAGGCAATGGGATGTGCCGATTCCTCAGGATACCTGTGTCAAAGGGACACTCACTGAAGAGATTGTCTCTTTTAAGGGGTTTGATCTGTTCCTGATGATGAAGGTCTATCAGAAGAATGGAAAGACACTGATCACCCCCGTCAAGAGAAAATTCGGACAGATGATGGGGGTCAGGGCAGATGCAGTTCTTCATAAGAAGGCTGGATCTGATTCATTTGCTCGGGGACAGGAGGTTGAGGTGCGGATGCTCAGGACGGAGAAACTATCGTGTTGA
- a CDS encoding helix-turn-helix domain-containing protein, translating to MEHTRVREFIALSPDSRVWGEIITEPLLTVAQVAAILQIREKLVRNHIKEKRLRAVKIGKYWRIKSEDLSDFIEGRTGSSESTIPSHGVEDDPDLNADKE from the coding sequence ATGGAACACACCCGAGTCAGAGAATTTATAGCCCTCTCCCCAGACAGCAGAGTATGGGGGGAGATCATCACAGAACCACTGTTGACCGTCGCACAGGTGGCCGCGATCCTGCAGATCCGCGAAAAACTGGTCCGGAACCATATCAAGGAAAAACGGCTCAGAGCGGTTAAGATCGGTAAATACTGGCGGATCAAGTCGGAAGACCTTTCAGATTTTATTGAAGGAAGGACCGGGTCATCTGAAAGCACAATCCCGTCCCATGGGGTTGAGGATGATCCTGACCTCAACGCCGATAAAGAATAG
- a CDS encoding tautomerase family protein: MPFVKIEHVAGEFSAEQRADLGREITDLVAKAAGVPPTLVWIVFHEIPAENWMIGRKTIPELMGETGATKK; the protein is encoded by the coding sequence ATGCCTTTTGTTAAGATCGAGCATGTGGCGGGTGAGTTCTCTGCGGAACAGCGTGCTGACCTCGGCCGCGAGATCACTGACCTGGTCGCCAAAGCGGCGGGGGTACCACCAACACTGGTCTGGATCGTGTTCCACGAAATCCCGGCAGAGAACTGGATGATCGGCCGGAAGACCATCCCCGAACTCATGGGAGAAACGGGAGCGACGAAGAAGTAG
- a CDS encoding Zn-ribbon domain-containing OB-fold protein, whose protein sequence is MPVARFWRKIPQRYNLVGTECTTCGRRFFPPRTFCPDCRRTGVIEDHTFEGKGTVVTHTVIRSASDQFSQQTPYVLAIIKLDEGPQFTAQVICLPEEIRIGMRVKSVFRKVATEGNSGVIYYGTKFVPDEQS, encoded by the coding sequence ATGCCGGTCGCACGATTCTGGCGCAAGATCCCGCAGCGGTACAATCTGGTCGGGACTGAGTGCACCACCTGCGGGAGAAGGTTCTTCCCGCCCCGGACTTTCTGCCCGGACTGCAGGCGGACTGGGGTCATCGAGGACCATACCTTCGAGGGGAAGGGGACCGTCGTCACCCACACCGTGATCAGGTCAGCCTCGGACCAGTTCTCACAGCAGACCCCCTATGTGCTTGCGATCATAAAACTGGACGAGGGCCCTCAGTTCACCGCACAGGTTATCTGCCTTCCAGAAGAGATCAGGATCGGGATGCGGGTCAAGAGTGTCTTCCGCAAGGTCGCAACCGAGGGGAACAGTGGAGTGATCTACTATGGGACCAAGTTCGTCCCTGACGAGCAGTCATAG
- a CDS encoding class I SAM-dependent methyltransferase, which yields MDESDSITDELQAVRWNKRAGQFGNDGDEESKRKKNAEFFRHLDEAGFQPSGATVLDLGCGYGSLSIPLARAGAEVTSLDISSGMLDRLKETAEREGLHINPVECSWWSADIDELGFRNKFDLVIASMTPAIKDVDTFDRMTACSKKYCYYSNFIRNNLDKIPRDIYVRILGVAPEQNLLTTGLLYPFMYLYTLGYHPIIKFDCRSDHREQDWSEAAEKAMDYLQINLDLSDEIREKIRDFYKSASIRGRFISDSVKYIGMMVWSVT from the coding sequence ATGGATGAATCCGACTCGATCACAGATGAACTGCAGGCAGTCCGGTGGAACAAACGGGCGGGACAGTTTGGAAATGATGGAGATGAGGAGAGTAAACGGAAGAAGAACGCTGAATTTTTTAGACATCTGGATGAAGCTGGTTTCCAACCATCAGGGGCAACGGTTCTGGATCTCGGTTGTGGTTACGGATCCCTGTCTATTCCCCTTGCCCGTGCAGGTGCAGAGGTGACGTCACTTGATATTTCATCCGGAATGCTCGACCGCCTCAAGGAGACGGCAGAGCGTGAAGGACTGCATATCAACCCGGTCGAATGCTCGTGGTGGTCAGCAGATATCGATGAACTGGGGTTTCGAAATAAGTTTGATCTTGTCATAGCATCGATGACACCCGCTATCAAAGACGTGGATACTTTTGATCGGATGACGGCTTGTTCAAAGAAGTACTGTTATTATAGTAATTTTATCAGGAACAATCTGGATAAAATTCCCCGTGATATCTATGTCAGGATTCTGGGAGTTGCACCCGAGCAGAATCTCTTAACGACGGGGTTGTTATATCCATTCATGTACCTTTATACCCTGGGTTATCATCCGATCATCAAGTTCGACTGTAGATCGGACCATCGGGAACAGGATTGGTCTGAAGCGGCTGAAAAGGCAATGGATTATTTGCAGATCAATCTGGATCTCTCCGATGAGATAAGAGAAAAAATCAGGGACTTCTATAAATCTGCCTCCATTCGTGGCAGGTTCATTTCTGACTCTGTAAAATACATCGGGATGATGGTATGGTCGGTGACATGA